A region of the Desulfuromonadales bacterium genome:
CGGGATCAGCAGGGCGCTGAGCAGCGCTCCCTGCCGGGCGGCCCGCCGGTCGCGGGCGGCGAAGATCGCCTGCAGGTAGGTCTGGGTGGAGACCACGCCGACCAGCATGGAGAGCAGGTCGTTGAGGCCGGCGCCGACGCCGTAACCGAAAAGGCTGAACCAGGGGAAGGCGGGGAAGGCGCCGGTCAGCGCACTCCAGCCGCCGGAGAGGCCAAGGGCCCGGGAACCGGCCAGCAGCATGACGCCATAGAGCAGGATGAGTTTGGCCAGGCCGAGCGGCCCGGCTCCCCGCATGCCGCCGCCGAGGGTGATCAGGGCGACCAGTCCGGCGGCGGCCAGGGCGGCAGCGGCCGTCGACCAGCCGAACAGGGCGCTCAGCAGGGCGCCGGCGGCCAGCAACTGGGCGACGATGTGGATGAACATGCCAACGGCCGAAAAGAGGCTGGCGGCGACCCGGGCCCGGTCCCCGTAATAGCGGGCGATGAACTCGGGGATGGTCGTCACTTCCCCCTCCCGCAGGGGGCCGGCGAGGAAGAGTCCGAGCAGCAGGCAGGCGAGGCCGGAACCGAGGGTGAACCACCAGGCGGAGAGTCCGAAGCTGAAGGCGAGCTGGGCAGTGCCGATGGTCGAGGCGCCGCCGACCAGGGTTCCCATGATCGCTCCGGCGACGTGCCAGGGCCCAGCCGCGCGGCCGGCCAGGGTGAAATCGGCGGCGCTGCGCAGGCGCGGCCGCCAGGCGATCAGGGCGAGCCCTGTGAGGGTGGCGGCGAAGGCGAGCAGAAAGGATGGAGACAACGGTTGCATCGGCTTTCCAGGGCGCCGGGCATCCGTCGCCGGCAGACGTTCGGGGCGCTGTTTTCATACCACCGGCCCCGGGGATTGTCCATCTCTTTCTCCATGGTAATTTTCAAAAACACGATTCGGTGGTTGACATCCTCCCAGGCTTGACGTATTGTTCACCTCCGTTGTCGCGGGGTGGAGCAGTCTGGTAGCTCGTCGGGCTCATAACCCGAAGGTCGAAGGTTCAAATCCTTCCCCCGCAACCAAAATCATTGAAAGGATCGGCAGAGATGTCGGTCCTTTTTTGATGTCTACACCCCCCGTTTCCCCCCTCGCCATCCCGGAAATATCCGTTTCCTCCGCTCA
Encoded here:
- a CDS encoding sodium:solute symporter family protein, giving the protein MQPLSPSFLLAFAATLTGLALIAWRPRLRSAADFTLAGRAAGPWHVAGAIMGTLVGGASTIGTAQLAFSFGLSAWWFTLGSGLACLLLGLFLAGPLREGEVTTIPEFIARYYGDRARVAASLFSAVGMFIHIVAQLLAAGALLSALFGWSTAAAALAAAGLVALITLGGGMRGAGPLGLAKLILLYGVMLLAGSRALGLSGGWSALTGAFPAFPWFSLFGYGVGAGLNDLLSMLVGVVSTQTYLQAIFAARDRRAARQGALLSALLIPPLGLCGIAVGLAMRLSRPELDSVQALPAFLTQHFPPALAGIAFAALLIAAIVTASGLTLGAGTTLQLDVLARFGRGGTELKRLRLVSLGVLLSALALLLFNLGSTILQWSFLSMGLRGATLCLPLLAAVYLRGRSPARAGALAIFLAPVATVAAGLAGWPPIPPLYPGLGLALLLLLAGLWLERPGGGK